A genomic stretch from Flavobacteriales bacterium includes:
- the hemA gene encoding glutamyl-tRNA reductase has protein sequence MNLEHLHIIAFTHKDISLDEISRFHLEEKTYDKLLVDLKEKTGVEELMYLCTCNRVEFLVVTKKKTDSEFVKNFFESFEPTSKLESIETILSRINVISGEGAVKHLLKVASSLESLVVGEREIISQVRKAFEHCKAIGITGELIKLTINHAVTTAKEIYTKTDISRNPVSVVSLAYRKLKEYNIQPDARFLIIGAGETNEKMASYLKKHHFGNMSVFNRTFKNAERLAVKLKGKAFGLEDLKIYSKGFDVIITCTGSTDPIITPEIYTSLLAGESNKKTVVDLALPNDLDRDVLKDNSINLIDIDTLKVLAESNLQKRKKELLKCEGILNENLDSFKMLFDFRNVELAMKGVPAKVKEIKEKALSEVFQKEIEGLDDNAKEVLDRVMEYMEKKYISVPMKMAKDILVKPNDKKLS, from the coding sequence TTGAATTTAGAACATTTACATATAATTGCTTTCACGCATAAGGACATTTCTCTGGATGAAATCAGTCGATTTCACTTGGAAGAAAAGACTTACGATAAACTTCTTGTTGATCTAAAAGAGAAAACAGGAGTAGAGGAGTTGATGTATTTATGTACTTGCAATCGAGTTGAATTCCTGGTTGTTACGAAAAAAAAAACGGATAGTGAATTTGTAAAAAACTTTTTTGAATCATTTGAGCCCACCTCGAAACTAGAAAGTATAGAAACTATTTTATCTAGAATAAATGTTATCAGTGGTGAGGGAGCTGTGAAACATTTGTTAAAAGTCGCTTCTTCTTTGGAATCGTTAGTGGTAGGTGAGCGTGAGATAATATCGCAAGTGAGAAAAGCCTTTGAGCATTGTAAGGCTATTGGAATTACGGGCGAGTTAATAAAGCTTACAATCAATCATGCTGTTACGACTGCAAAAGAGATTTATACCAAAACCGATATTTCGAGGAATCCAGTGTCTGTAGTTTCATTGGCCTATCGAAAGTTAAAAGAATATAACATCCAACCAGATGCCCGTTTTCTAATTATTGGTGCTGGGGAGACAAATGAGAAGATGGCGAGTTACCTAAAGAAACATCACTTTGGGAATATGAGCGTGTTTAATAGAACTTTTAAAAATGCGGAAAGACTTGCAGTAAAATTGAAGGGGAAGGCCTTTGGACTGGAAGATCTGAAAATCTATTCGAAAGGATTTGATGTAATTATTACTTGCACCGGTTCTACAGATCCGATTATCACCCCAGAAATATATACTTCTTTACTTGCTGGGGAATCAAATAAAAAAACGGTTGTAGATCTTGCTTTGCCGAACGATTTAGATCGGGATGTATTGAAAGATAATTCTATAAATCTTATTGATATAGATACGTTGAAGGTTTTGGCCGAAAGTAATCTTCAGAAGAGGAAGAAAGAGTTATTGAAATGTGAAGGGATATTGAACGAGAATTTAGACTCGTTTAAAATGTTATTTGACTTTAGAAATGTGGAGTTAGCCATGAAAGGGGTGCCAGCTAAAGTGAAAGAAATTAAAGAAAAAGCATTATCAGAAGTATTTCAAAAAGAAATAGAAGGCTTAGATGACAATGCAAAAGAGGTGCTTGATAGAGTAATGGAGTATATGGAGAAGAAATATATTTCTGTTCCCATGAAAATGGCTAAAGACATCCTTGTTAAACCTAACGACAAAAAGCTTTCCTGA
- a CDS encoding DUF3109 family protein yields MIIVEDTLVSEDILDVKFVCDLKACKGKCCVAGDEGAPLEEDEIEILEEIRDKVEPYMTEEGKAAIAKQGVYVVTDDNELATPLVGDEQCAYVFFEKGTAKCAIERAESEGKIDFKKPISCHLYPIRITKNENFDAVNYHKWVVCEWACVYGDKLDVPVYEFLKEPLIRKFGQDWYTQIEIAAELKKQSKQE; encoded by the coding sequence ATGATAATTGTAGAAGATACGCTGGTTTCAGAAGACATCCTGGATGTGAAATTTGTATGCGACTTGAAGGCCTGTAAAGGCAAATGTTGCGTAGCTGGTGATGAAGGTGCACCTTTAGAGGAGGATGAGATCGAAATCCTGGAGGAGATTAGAGATAAGGTAGAGCCTTATATGACAGAGGAGGGCAAGGCTGCAATTGCAAAGCAAGGCGTTTATGTTGTTACAGACGACAATGAATTGGCAACCCCGTTAGTGGGGGATGAACAATGTGCATATGTATTTTTTGAAAAAGGGACTGCCAAGTGTGCTATTGAAAGAGCTGAATCAGAGGGGAAAATTGACTTCAAAAAACCAATTTCATGTCACTTATATCCTATTCGGATAACCAAGAATGAAAATTTCGATGCGGTGAATTATCACAAGTGGGTAGTTTGTGAATGGGCATGTGTTTATGGAGATAAATTGGATGTTCCTGTGTATGAATTCCTTAAAGAACCATTGATTCGAAAATTCGGTCAAGATTGGTATACACAGATCGAAATTGCCGCTGAGCTTAAGAAGCAGAGCAAACAAGAATAG